The following coding sequences lie in one Mycobacterium gordonae genomic window:
- a CDS encoding acyl-CoA dehydrogenase family protein: MAWDFSTEPAFEKKLEWVREFVRDEVEPLEVLFPGCEFLPLNEERRRIVDPLKQQVREQGLWAPHLGPELGGQGFGAVKLTLINEILGRSPWAPIIFGTQAPDTGNAEILARFGTQEQKDRYLAGLLSGEIFSCFSMTEPQGGADPRVFTTRAVRDGDAWVITGQKFFSSNASVASFFIVVAISDPDVPVHHGASTFLIPAGTPGLTIEANHHLVGADPHEPGHSLVRYHDVRVGADALLGQPGQGFLILQTRLAGGRLHHAMRSIGMAQRAIEMMSRRAKSRFTQGSSLADKQLVQEFIADSHTELIPFRLTVLHAAWLIDSGDERAARAEIGVCKILASQVLKSIALRAIQVHGALGLSDQLPLVNVLLGGIALGLADGPTEAHKVNLARMLLKNYQAEEGAWPNEMLDVRREAARKKYAGLIDRVPALPD; the protein is encoded by the coding sequence ATGGCATGGGACTTCTCCACCGAGCCGGCGTTCGAGAAGAAGCTCGAGTGGGTCCGGGAGTTCGTACGCGACGAGGTGGAACCGCTCGAGGTGCTGTTTCCGGGCTGCGAGTTCCTGCCGCTCAACGAGGAACGCCGCCGCATCGTCGATCCACTCAAGCAGCAGGTGCGCGAGCAAGGTTTGTGGGCACCACATTTGGGGCCCGAACTCGGCGGCCAGGGTTTCGGCGCAGTCAAGCTGACGCTGATCAACGAGATTCTCGGCCGCAGCCCCTGGGCGCCGATCATCTTCGGAACCCAGGCGCCCGACACCGGCAACGCGGAAATCCTGGCTCGCTTCGGCACCCAGGAACAGAAGGACCGGTATCTGGCCGGCCTGCTGTCGGGGGAGATCTTCTCCTGCTTCTCGATGACCGAACCACAAGGCGGTGCGGACCCGCGGGTCTTCACGACCCGTGCGGTGCGTGACGGCGACGCCTGGGTGATCACGGGACAGAAGTTCTTCTCGTCCAACGCATCGGTCGCCTCGTTCTTCATCGTGGTCGCCATCTCCGACCCAGATGTGCCGGTGCACCACGGCGCATCCACCTTCCTCATTCCGGCCGGCACCCCGGGTCTCACCATCGAAGCCAACCACCACCTGGTCGGCGCCGATCCGCACGAACCCGGCCACTCGCTGGTGCGCTACCACGACGTCCGGGTCGGTGCGGATGCGCTGCTGGGCCAACCGGGCCAGGGCTTCCTGATTCTGCAGACCCGACTGGCGGGTGGTCGTCTGCACCACGCCATGCGCTCCATCGGGATGGCGCAGCGGGCCATCGAGATGATGTCGCGCCGCGCGAAAAGCCGTTTCACGCAGGGCAGTTCACTGGCCGATAAGCAACTGGTGCAAGAGTTCATCGCCGACTCGCACACCGAGCTGATTCCGTTCCGGTTGACGGTGCTGCACGCCGCCTGGCTGATCGACAGCGGGGACGAACGCGCGGCTCGCGCCGAGATCGGTGTCTGCAAGATCCTGGCCTCGCAGGTTCTGAAATCCATTGCACTGCGCGCTATTCAGGTTCACGGCGCGCTGGGGCTCAGCGATCAGCTGCCGCTGGTCAACGTCTTACTGGGCGGCATTGCGCTCGGTCTGGCCGACGGGCCGACCGAGGCGCACAAGGTCAACTTGGCCCGGATGTTGCTCAAGAACTACCAGGCCGAGGAAGGCGCATGGCCCAATGAGATGCTCGACGTTCGCCGTGAGGCGGCGCGCAAGAAGTACGCCGGGCTGATCGATCGCGTTCCGGCGCTTCCCGATTAG
- a CDS encoding SDR family NAD(P)-dependent oxidoreductase, which produces MGYAEQLFDLTDQVVLITGGSRGLGREMAFGLARCGADVVIASRNMENCVAVAKEIEAETGRTALPYQVHVGRWDQLDGLVEAAYDAFGKVDTLINNAGMSPLYGKLSEVTEKLYDSVFNLNLKGPFRLSALVGERMVAAGRGSIINVSSAGSLRPSPDIVPYASAKAGLNAMTEGFARAFGPTVRVNTLMAGPFLTDVSKAWNLAERGSEMFGHLSLKRAGDPAEIVGAALFLASDASSFTTGSIVRADGGIP; this is translated from the coding sequence ATGGGCTACGCGGAACAGCTTTTCGACCTAACTGACCAGGTGGTGCTGATCACCGGCGGCAGTCGCGGCCTGGGCCGGGAGATGGCCTTCGGCTTGGCGCGTTGCGGCGCCGACGTGGTGATCGCCAGCCGCAACATGGAGAACTGCGTCGCCGTCGCCAAGGAGATCGAGGCTGAGACCGGCCGCACCGCCCTGCCCTACCAGGTGCACGTGGGCCGATGGGATCAGCTCGACGGATTGGTGGAAGCGGCCTATGACGCGTTCGGCAAGGTCGACACCCTGATCAATAACGCCGGAATGTCGCCGTTGTACGGCAAGCTTTCGGAGGTCACCGAGAAGCTCTACGATTCGGTGTTCAATCTCAATCTCAAAGGGCCCTTCCGACTTTCGGCATTGGTGGGCGAACGGATGGTGGCCGCCGGCCGCGGCTCGATCATCAACGTGAGTTCGGCAGGCTCGCTGCGTCCGAGCCCGGACATCGTCCCCTACGCCTCGGCCAAGGCCGGGCTCAACGCCATGACCGAGGGTTTCGCACGCGCGTTCGGGCCGACCGTCCGGGTCAACACGCTGATGGCCGGTCCCTTTCTGACCGACGTCAGCAAGGCATGGAACCTGGCGGAGCGCGGGTCCGAGATGTTCGGGCACCTGTCGCTCAAACGCGCGGGGGACCCCGCCGAAATTGTCGGTGCCGCATTGTTTCTGGCGTCTGACGCGTCCAGTTTCACTACCGGCTCGATCGTTCGGGCCGACGGCGGCATTCCCTGA
- a CDS encoding phosphotransferase family protein, with protein MSTESGTEPDAGVLGRWLDAHDAPGHGERAASEQLSGGSQNTLYLIRRGSERMVLRMPGPRADAARIDGLLREIRLVRALSGTDVPHAELIAADETGSVLGMPFYVMRAIDGWSPMGGGWRAPFDTDLAARRELAFQLVEGAAKLGRVDWRGQGLDGFGRPDGFHERQVDRWLAFLDSYKVRELPGLDEAADWLRRNRPAHYTPGIMHGDYQFANVMFAHGAPARLAAIVDWEMTTVGDPLLDLAWALLGYDGEEPRAGGFYLDMAGMPRRGELLSHYESISGLSTEHIGYYLVLANWKLGIVLEKTYAAGVRTGKVDPKIKDTFGAMIPQLIATAAGLTRS; from the coding sequence ATGTCGACGGAGAGCGGAACCGAACCGGATGCCGGTGTGCTAGGCCGGTGGCTCGACGCGCATGACGCGCCGGGGCATGGCGAACGGGCGGCTTCAGAACAGCTCAGCGGCGGTTCACAGAACACCCTGTATCTCATCCGCCGGGGGTCCGAACGGATGGTGCTGCGGATGCCCGGCCCGCGCGCCGACGCCGCGCGCATCGACGGCCTGCTCCGCGAGATCCGCCTGGTGCGGGCCCTGTCCGGCACGGATGTTCCGCACGCGGAGTTGATCGCCGCCGACGAAACCGGCTCGGTGCTGGGTATGCCGTTCTACGTGATGCGCGCGATCGACGGGTGGAGCCCGATGGGCGGCGGCTGGCGAGCGCCTTTCGACACCGACCTCGCGGCCCGTCGAGAGCTGGCATTCCAGCTCGTCGAAGGCGCCGCCAAGCTGGGCCGGGTGGACTGGCGCGGCCAGGGCCTGGACGGCTTCGGCCGCCCGGACGGCTTCCATGAACGACAGGTCGACCGCTGGCTGGCCTTCCTCGACTCCTACAAGGTGCGCGAGTTGCCCGGCCTCGACGAGGCGGCGGACTGGCTGCGCCGCAACCGGCCGGCGCACTACACGCCCGGCATCATGCACGGCGATTACCAGTTCGCGAACGTGATGTTCGCCCACGGGGCGCCGGCCCGGCTGGCAGCGATTGTGGACTGGGAGATGACGACGGTCGGTGACCCGCTGTTAGACCTGGCGTGGGCGCTGCTGGGATACGACGGTGAGGAACCGCGCGCCGGCGGGTTCTACCTCGACATGGCCGGTATGCCCCGGCGCGGCGAACTGCTTTCGCACTACGAGTCGATCAGCGGGCTGTCCACCGAACACATCGGCTATTACCTGGTGTTGGCGAACTGGAAACTGGGCATCGTGCTGGAGAAGACCTACGCTGCGGGGGTGCGCACCGGGAAGGTCGATCCGAAGATCAAGGACACGTTCGGGGCGATGATCCCGCAGCTCATCGCGACCGCCGCAGGGCTGACGAGGTCTTGA
- a CDS encoding TetR/AcrR family transcriptional regulator — protein sequence MTDRVSAAVGRALDDRQREATEEVERILAAAVRVMERVAPDPPRVSDIVAESGSSNKAFYRYFAGKDDLILAVMERGIAIVVSYLQHQMAKEPRPRDQIARWIEGTLAQVADPHLISMSRAVAGQLSNWLAADREMMRPLRDLLTEPITALGSTDIERDVEAVYGGTVAMMRRYVGSADRPGREDIEHLVKFCLLGLGVR from the coding sequence GTGACTGACCGAGTATCCGCGGCCGTCGGGCGCGCCCTCGACGACCGCCAGCGTGAGGCCACCGAGGAAGTGGAACGCATCCTGGCCGCCGCGGTACGAGTGATGGAGCGGGTAGCTCCCGACCCTCCCCGGGTCAGCGATATCGTGGCCGAGTCGGGTTCGTCGAACAAGGCGTTCTACCGGTATTTCGCCGGAAAGGACGACCTCATCCTGGCGGTGATGGAGCGCGGCATAGCGATCGTGGTGTCCTATTTGCAGCACCAGATGGCCAAAGAGCCCCGGCCACGAGACCAGATTGCCCGCTGGATCGAAGGGACGCTGGCGCAGGTCGCCGATCCGCACCTGATCAGCATGAGCCGGGCGGTGGCGGGGCAGCTGTCGAACTGGCTTGCCGCAGACCGGGAAATGATGCGGCCGCTGCGCGATCTACTCACCGAACCGATCACCGCACTCGGTAGCACCGACATCGAGCGCGACGTCGAGGCGGTCTACGGTGGCACCGTCGCGATGATGCGGCGGTACGTGGGGTCGGCCGACCGGCCGGGCCGGGAAGATATCGAGCACCTGGTGAAGTTCTGCCTGCTCGGGCTGGGAGTCCGTTGA